The following coding sequences lie in one Helicoverpa zea isolate HzStark_Cry1AcR chromosome 14, ilHelZeax1.1, whole genome shotgun sequence genomic window:
- the LOC124636377 gene encoding xanthine dehydrogenase-like, giving the protein MERIKFKVNGLDQSVGSDVSSDLTLLEYLRIRLSLYGTKYMCREGGCGACTVAAHHQPFGTPYAINSCMKPVTSCHGLEIITIEGLGNRLKGYHELQKTLADENGSQCGYCSPGWVMSMYGILKGNPNVTMLEVEKYLGSNVCRCTGYRPILDAFKKYAKDASRQVKLQDIEDLQICPKTGQHCDKSDCEDHDWCFVGQEDMKEQIIEIKLKDNRLWFRVQQVKDIFKILQKEGDNSYMLVNGNTAKGVYPIDEYPRVLIDISGVQELRGYTIDQNLIVNAGTTLTEFLEILKTVAKKEFFRYLNQLYEHVLKVAHIPIRNVASIAGNLMIKNQHNWFASDIFLLLETVGGQVTIQNKMKGKQSLTMQQFLKFNMRGSVIWNVMLPPLSNDHHLVTYKVMPRSQNASALINAGFMYRLNKDITVKSAKIVFGALSPAFYRATATEQYLVGKQLFINETLSSALKILKNELIVEDNPPAPFVEYRKKVALGLFYKGLLKLAPKTSLNARFESGAINLPDTRPVSKATQVFDINHAVWPITQPIPKREALIQCAGEAFYTEDQPLQHNEVFCALALGTVAVADIVSIDATKALAYPGVIAFYTVKDIPGINSFTPPDSVIYNGNEEVLANGSVKYINQPIGIVVAETRYIADRAAKLVTATYKNVKQPVVKLKDAIKDPKRSSLYIAIDATDKGTDVDRVIKGQSEIYGQYNYSMETLVTVVKPSNEGLVVYCATQWMEAVQLMISRALNMDQNQIDVHTSLVGGAFGIKISRCVQGAIAAALVVKKLNRPCRIIQSLTTNMRAIGKRIPCYTDFQAGVSSNGVLQYIDYRIFQNVGYLLNGTIINYVGVDQFNNAYNRSRWSYKNYNTITDVAKNTWTRGPGTLEAVAMAEILMETISYEMGLDPIEVRLANLDDKYKSNMKKMVNDIIIKSDYVNRRAVVNKFNTQNRWKKRGLRFSFLRWTPIAGLNLTVTLSVFRGDGSVAITHGGIDMGQGINTKAVQVAAYMLNIPIDKIIVKGNNTVIAPNCSPSAGSIVNQNIIVGVRRACQELLDRLKPIRDQMDNPSWVELITKAYNDNVNLQTHGFTRTDEAYPFVIYGVTVAEVELDVLTGEFELLRVDLCEDVGQSVSPEIDIGQVEGAFMMGVGYWTCERLVYTPNGELLTDRTWNYHVPLARDVPQDWRVYFRKNSYSDDAVFGSKCIGEPPICMAVVVAFALREAITAARLESGIPTTQWFQEDGPYTVERNCILSSTNIADFKFK; this is encoded by the exons tGTATGAAACCAGTGACATCTTGCCACGGTCTGGAGATAATCACTATTGAGGGTTTGGGCAACAGACTGAAGGGCTATCATGAGCTGCAGAAAACACTGGCAGACGAGAACGGTTCGCAATGTGGTTATTGTTCCCCGGGATGGGTTATGTCTATGTATGG TATCCTCAAAGGAAATCCTAATGTAACAATGCTAGAAGTAGAAAAGTATTTAGGAAGCAACGTGTGTCGCTGTACCGGCTACCGACCAATTCTAGACGCCTTCAAAAAGTACGCCAAAGATGCTTCAAGACAGGTTAAATTACAAGATATTGAAGACCTTCAAATTTGCCCAAAAACTGGACAACATTGTGATAAAAGTGATTGTGAAGATCATGATTGGTGTTTTGTGGGTCAAGAAGACATGAAAGAACAAATTATTGAAATCAAGTTAAAAGATAATAGACTTTGGTTCCGAGTGCAACAAGTTAAGGACATATTCAAGATTTTGCAGAAAGAGGGAGATAATTCTTATATGCTTGTAAATGGAAACACTGCAAAAG GAGTTTATCCCATAGATGAGTACCCTCGTGTCTTAATAGACATAAGTGGAGTTCAAGAACTGAGAGGATATACAATAGACCAGAACCTTATAGTGAACGCTGGGACCACTCTCACGGAGTTTTTGGAAATACTAAAAACAGTAGCAAAAAAAGAATTCTTTAGGTATCTAAACCAACTTTATGAGCATGTCCTTAAAGTAGCACATATTCCAATTAGAAAT gtgGCATCAATTGCAGGGAATCTTATGATAAAAAACCAACATAACTGGTTCGCATCAGACATATTCCTGCTTTTGGAAACAGTAGGGGGACAAGTCACTATAC agaacaaaatgaaagGAAAACAATCACTGACGATGCAACAGTTTCTAAAATTCAATATGAGAGGCAGTGTAATATGGAACGTGATGTTACCTCCGCTAAGTAATGATCATCACCTGGTTACTTATAAG GTGATGCCTCGGTCCCAAAACGCCTCAGCTCTAATAAATGCTGGTTTTATGTACAGACTAAATAAAGATATTACAGTTAAATCTGCAAAAATAGTTTTCGGAGCCCTCTCTCCAGCATTTTATAGGGCCACGGCTACAGAGCAGTATCTTGTTGGAAAACAACTGTTTATCAATGAGACTTTGAGCTCAGCTCTAAAAATCTTGAAGAATGAGTTAATTGTTGAAGATAATCCACCAGCACCATTCGTGGAATACAGAAAAAAAGTTGCTTTGGGATTATTTTACAAG GGTCTGCTGAAACTGGCTCCTAAGACGAGTCTTAATGCTCGCTTCGAATCTGGAGCAATCAACTTGCCTGATACTCGACCTGTGTCTAAGGCTACACAGGTCTTTGACATCAACCACGCAGTATGGCCTATAACTCAACCTATACCTAAACGCGAGGCTTTG ATACAATGTGCAGGGGAAGCCTTCTACACTGAAGATCAGCCTTTGCAGCATAATGAAGTATTTTGTGCTCTAGCACTTGGCACGGTCGCAGTAGCAGATATTGTATCCATCGATGCCACCAAGGCCTTGGCTTACCCAGGAGTTATAGCATTCTATACAGTAAAAGACATACCAGGAATAAACTCCTTCACTCCTCCAGACTCCGTAATATATAATGGTAACGAAGAAGTTTTAGCGAATGGCTCCGTCAAATATATAAACCAACCGATTGGTATTGTTGTAGCAGAGACCAGATATATTGCTGATAGAGCTGCAAAATTAGTTACAGctacatataaaaatgttaaacaacCAGTTGTGAAACTTAAGGATGCCATTAAAGATCCAAAAAGATCGTCGCTATATATTGCAATTGATGCAACTGATAAAGGTACAGATGTTGACAGAGTGATAAAAGGGCAGAGTGAAATTTATGGCCAATACAATTATTCTATGGAAACTTTGGTCACGGTCGTCAAACCATCTAATGAGGGGCTGGTGGTGTACTGCGCAACGCAATGGATGGAAGCAGTTCAGTTGATGATATCGAGAGCCTTAAATATGGATCAAAACCA GATTGATGTCCATACCAGCCTTGTCGGTGGTGCATTTGGTATCAAAATATCGCGCTGTGTCCAAGGAGCTATAGCAGCAGCGTTAGTAGTCAAGAAGCTTAACAGACCATGTCGTATCATTCAGTCTTTGACAACTAATATGAGGGCTATAGGGAAGAGAATACCTTGCTATACTGATTTCCAG GCTGGTGTAAGCAGCAATGGAGTTTTACAGTACATAGACTACAGAATATTCCAGAATGTCGGATACTTGCTAAACGgaactataataaattatgttggcGTTGACCAATTCAATAATGCGTACAACAGATCACGTTGGTCGTACAAGAATTACAATACCATTACTGATGTGGCTAAGAATACTTGGACGAGAGGACCTG GTACATTAGAAGCCGTGGCAATGGCTGAAATACTGATGGAAACCATCTCATACGAAATGGGTCTCGATCCCATAGAAGTGAGACTAGCCAACCTGgatgataaatataaaagtaacatGAAAAAAATGGTCAacgatataattataaaatctgATTACGTTAATAGACGAGCAGTAGTTAATAAGTTTAACACGCAGAACAGATGGAAGAAGCGAGGTTTGAGATTCTCTTTCCTAAGATGGACCCCGATAGCGGGACTCAATTTGACTGTTACTTTATCAGTATTCCGAGGAGATGGTTCCGTAGCCATAACACATGGAGGCATAGACATGGGTCAAGGAATTAATACTAAAGCTGTTCAAGTAGCAGCATATATGCTTAACATTCCTATTGATAAAATCATTGTGAAAGGGAACAATACAGTGATAGCTCCAAATTGTTCACCATCAGCTGGCAGTATTGTGAATCAAAATATAATTGTGGGAGTACGAAGAGCTTGTCAAGAATTGTTGGATAGATTAAAACCTATCAGAGATCAGATGGACAATCCTTCTTGGGTAGAATTGATAACCAAAGCATATAATGACAATGTGAACTTGCAAACCCATGGGTTCACGAGAACGGATGAAGCATATCCTTTTGTAATTTATGGAGTTACGGTAGCTGAAGTGGAATTAGATGTGCTGACTGGAGAGTTTGAGTTGTTGAGAGTGGATCTATGTGAAGATGTGGGACAGAGTGTTAGTCCTGAAATTGATATTGGTCAA GTGGAAGGTGCCTTTATGATGGGTGTGGGTTACTGGACATGTGAGCGTCTGGTCTATACTCCTAATGGAGAACTGCTGACAGACCGGACCTGGAACTACCACGTGCCGCTTGCAAGAGACGTACCTCAGGATTGGAGAGTTTATTTCAGGAAGAATTCCTATTCTGATGATGCTGTTTTTGGTTCCAAAT GTATTGGTGAGCCTCCAATATGCATGGCAGTGGTAGTAGCGTTTGCTTTGAGAGAAGCTATTACTGCAGCTAGACTGGAGTCTGGAATACCCACCACACAGTGGTTCCAAGAAG ATGGGCCATATACAGTTGAAAGAAACTGTATTCTGTCCTCAACGAATATTGCTGATTTTAAGTTTAAGTAg